A genomic window from Mobula hypostoma chromosome 14, sMobHyp1.1, whole genome shotgun sequence includes:
- the irf8 gene encoding interferon regulatory factor 8 — translation MQGIGIVDKNSSGMRRLKQWLIDQIDSDQYPGLVWDDDQRITFRIPWKHAGKQDYNQEVDASIFKAWAIFKGKYKEGEKAEPATWKTRLRCALNKSPDFEEVTDRSQLDISEPYKVYRIVPEGQQKCKFGSLSNEQGDITDMDCSPPGSDEIMKDVIVDYNGIIKRSHSPPEEDRTSQPQLDWWGRHTIEDSSMLYYTNNFGPMQANSGFCQMIVTFYYGGIPMSRVPIRRSDGCRITVNHAAITSDGPESMEQVLFPPTNKIANPRQQQVTNKLLTHLERGVLLLSNNEGIYIKRLCQGRVFWSGPCAPYADRPNKLERDAIVKLFDTKQFLQALRLYTENPQCIPPNNKVTICFGEEFPDMKPLSKKLIIVEIEQVKSKQILQAVLQERNYQNINFQISNETAEDKLILHELCMNSYGYPRPVFSENQQIS, via the exons ATGCAAGG GATCGGGATTGTCGATAAGAACAGCAGCGGGATGCGCCGACTCAAGCAGTGGCTAATCGATCAGATCGACAGCGATCAATACCCGGGCTTGGTGTGGGATGATGATCAGCGAATTACCTTTCGGATTCCCTGGAAACACGCTGGAAAACAGGACTACAACCAGGAGGTGGATGCCTCCATATTTAAA GCATGGGCCATCTTTAAAGGAAAGTATAAAGAAGGTGAGAAAGCAGAGCCTGCCACATGGAAGACGAGGCTTCGCTGTGCACTCAACAAAAGCCCAGACTTTGAAGAGGTGACAGACCGTTCGCAACTTGATATCTCAGAACCTTATAAGGTCTACCGTATTGTTCCTGAAGGACAGCAGAAAT GCAAATTCGGCAGTCTATCCAATGAACAAGGTGATATCACGGATATGGATTGTAGTCCACCTGGTTCAGATGAAATCATGAAGGAT GTTATTGTAGATTATAATGGTATAATAAAAAGGAGTCATTCTCCTCCAGAAGAGGACCGTACAAGTCAACCACAGCTAGACTGGTGGGGTCGACACACAATTGAAG ACTCTTCCATGTTATATTACACAAATAACTTTGGGCCCATGCAAGCTAATTCAG GATTTTGCCAAATGATTGTCACATTTTACTATGGAGGAATTCCGATGTCCCGGGTTCCGATTCGCCGGTCCGATGGCTGTAGGATAACCGTAAATCATGCTGCCATCACCAGTGACGGGCCGGAAAGCATGGAGCAGGTTCTGTTCCCACCTACAAACAAGATCGCGAATCCTCGGCAACAGCAGGTTACCAACAAACTCTTGACTCACCTAGAGCGTGGGGTACTGCTACTGAGCAACAATGAGGGGATCTACATCAAGAGGCTCTGTCAAGGCAGGGTTTTCTGGAGTGGCCCCTGTGCGCCTTATGCTGACAGGCCGAACAAGCTGGAGAGAGATGCGATAGTAAAGCTTTTTGACACAAAACAGTTTCTGCAAG CCTTGCGCCTTTACACAGAGAACCCACAATGCATACCCCCTAATAACAAAGTGACTATATGCTTTGGAGAGGAGTTTCCAGACATGAAGCCCTTGAGCAAAAAATTAATCATAGTGGAG ATTGAGCAGGTGAAAAGCAAACAGATTCTCCAAGCAGTGCTTCAGGAAAGGAATTATCAAAACATTAACTTTCAGATATCCAATGAAACAGCAGAAGACAAACTGATTCTTCATGAACTTTGCATGAATAGTTATGGCTACCCGAGACCTGTCTTCAGTGAAAACCAGCAGATAAGCTGA